In Candidatus Palauibacter soopunensis, the sequence AAGGCGCGGGCCAACCGGAAGCTCGCCCGCGAGGGCGGGGACCCGCTCGCCGAGAAGCGCCGGGCGCGGGGCGTCCCCACCTTCGCCGAGGCCGCCGTGAAAGTCGTCGAGCAGCAGAAGGCCGGTTGGCGCAATCCGAAGTACCCGAGGGCTTGGCTGAGCAGTCTGGAGCGCTTCGCGTTCGGACGAATCGGCAAGATGCCGGTCACGGAGGTCACGGGGGCGGACATCTACGAGGTTCTCGCACCGATCTGGCACGTCAAGCCCCCGACGGCCCGGACGTTGCGCCGCCGTATGCGCGCCGTCCTGGAATGGGCCGTGGCGATGGAACTGCGGCCCGACAACCCCTGCGACCGCATCGGGCGAGTCCTCGGTCCTCAGAACGATGTGGTGAAGCACATGAAGGCGCTCCCGCACCGCGAGGTCGCGGCGGCCCTTGAGAAGGTCAGGGCTTCCGACTCGCCGCCCGTCGTCACGCTGGCCTTCGAGTTTCTGGTCCTGACGGCGGCTCGGTGGGGCGAGGTGCGGTGGGCCGTGTGGCCGGAGATGGACCACGGGGAGGGCGTGTGGACGATCCCGGCGAAGCGCATGAAGGCCGGACGCGAGCACCGGGTTCCGCTGTGCGGGCGGGCGTTGGAGATCCTCGACGAGGCGCGGAGGCTGGACGGCGAGGGTTCCATCGTCTTCGCGAGAGGGCGCGGACGGGAGCTTGCCGAGAAGCAGGTTCGCCAGATGCTCGAAAGGCTGGGAATCGCGGCGGTGCCGCACGGCTTCCGGTCATCGTTTCGGGACTGGGCCGCCGAGGAGACCGACCATCCCCGGGAGGTGGTCGAGGCGGCGCTGGCGCA encodes:
- a CDS encoding integrase arm-type DNA-binding domain-containing protein; this encodes MSTGTNTGPKPRKTKPKGRHPHKALSAAFIRSAPSGRHADGNGLYLYVQPSGARSWIQRLVIRGRRRELGLGSVALVSLAEAREKARANRKLAREGGDPLAEKRRARGVPTFAEAAVKVVEQQKAGWRNPKYPRAWLSSLERFAFGRIGKMPVTEVTGADIYEVLAPIWHVKPPTARTLRRRMRAVLEWAVAMELRPDNPCDRIGRVLGPQNDVVKHMKALPHREVAAALEKVRASDSPPVVTLAFEFLVLTAARWGEVRWAVWPEMDHGEGVWTIPAKRMKAGREHRVPLCGRALEILDEARRLDGEGSIVFARGRGRELAEKQVRQMLERLGIAAVPHGFRSSFRDWAAEETDHPREVVEAALAHIVKNKVEAAYMRSDLFERRRRLMDEWAEHVSRRRADSGA